Genomic DNA from Desulfuromonas versatilis:
CCACTCGATGTAGTGCTTTTCCTCCATCGGGTGGGCAACGCTTCCCACTTTGACGGTGATGGTGCCATTGCCTTTTTCGATGACCGGGACATGCTTTTCCTGGGCCGCGTCCACGGTGTTCTCGGCCATCAGTTTCATCTGCTCTCCGCAGCAGATCAGGGCACCGGCGCCGCCGTGCAGCCCCTGAACGATGTTTCCGCAAAGATCACATTTGTACACTGCGAGTTTTTCAGCCATAAAACTTCCTCCTTTGGGTGATCGGTGAGATTCGCGACAAGGCTCGATGGGTTCATGGGGCGGCTTTGCGGGGCAGGGGCAGGTTCAGCTACCCTGCACCGGTGATCGAAACCTCCAATGGCGGCGTTCGCCAGGACCTCCCGCGGCTTCTCCTCTTGAGAGCCCGTCATTTAGGTGACGGATTTTATCATAATTAATTCATTGCGCAAGAATACGCCGAAAAAAAACTTCCCGGATTGATTTCAGAAGAAAACCGTCAGGCCGGAAAAAATAAAAAAGGCCCCGCGAACGGGGCCTTCAGGTACCTCAGAGTGCTCGACTCAGCTCTTGTGGCAGTCGTTGCACTTGGTGGGCGCGCCCTGGTCCTTCATGGCCTTGTGGCAGTCCAGGCAGGTGGCGTGGCCGGTGTCTTTGTCCTTGATTTCGATCTTCTTGGGCTCGCCTTCATGGCACTTCTCGCAGCCGAGTTTCTCGCCGTGAGCCTTGTGGTTGAAGGTAACGGTGCCCTTGCCGGTGTAGGTGTAGGTGTCCGCGGCGATGGCAGGAGCAGCGGCAAACATGGTCAGCATGGCGATCACGAGCAACTTCTTCATCTCTTCTGGCCTCCTTGAAAAGGGAACTGCAATGGGTTGAACAACGCAGAAAATTTAAAAGCAATGTGGGGAAATGTCAAGGCGAATTTAGTCTGAGTTAATAAGCTTTGGCCGGATTTTCGCGGCCCCCGCGAGCCGAAAACCGCTGGCTCTGGAAGGGGGGAGGTTTCAGCGGGAGATGAAATCGAGATGGTAGCGGTCCTTGATGATCCGCAGAAAGGTGCCGACCCCTTTTAGCGCCTGGCGCAGGTCTTCCCGTTCCTTTTCCGGGATCGCCAGGGGGTTGAGGTGGTTGGAGGGTGAATTCCCCACGGCCAGGGCGCGCAGCTGCCGGTTCAGTCGCAGCCGGACCAGGGCGTTGAAGGCGTCTCTGACGATGCTCAGATCGGCTTCGGAGAGAACCCCCTGCTGCCCCAGGCGATCGAGCTTGTCCCAGGTGTTGCCACCGACGATCCCGGCCTCCAGGGCCAGCAGGCTCACCCCCTCGGTGATGGCGAAAATTCCGGCTTTCTTCAGGTTGACTTCACCGCGGTGCTGCCCGCGACGCTCGACGCGGATGCGCCCGAACATGCCCAGGGGGGGCGGGAAGCGGACGATGTTGCGGGCCACGTAGGGGAAGAAAAGGGCGTGCCGTCTGACGCTGGCTTCGATGTATTCGTGCAGTTGGTCCTCCAGGGCTTTGTCGCCGTGGATGCAGCGAAAGTCCTGGAACATGCCGAAATTGACCATGTGCTGTCCCTTGGGGACCGTGATCCAAAGCTCGAGGAGCTGTTTCCATTCGGAGAGCGAGTGGCGCCATTGCGGGTTGCTGGCCATGGTGTTGCCCGGGCAGCGCGGAACCCCTATGGTCTCCAGGGCTTCGACCAGCCGAGCGGCGAAACGTTCGATTTCGACCTGCCGGTCGGGGGGAAGTTCGTCGCGGTAGATCATGGCGCTGTCCTGATCGGTGCGCAGCGTCTGCTCGCCGCGCCCCTCGCTGCCCAGGGCCAGGTAGGCGGCACCTTCCGGGAGGCGGATCCCCTCCTCGCTCTCCATCAGGGCGATAATCCGCTCGGTAAAGGCGTCGTTGAAATGGGAGATGAGCTGCACGAGGCTGCGGGTGTCGGCCCCGGCGCGGCTGGCAAACCCGACCATGTCGAGCATCCGGGTGTTGATGTCCCGCAGCTGCTCAAGGGTCTCGGCGGTTTCCAGTTCCTGATTGAGATAGAGCGGGGAGCGGGTCTGGATGCTCAGCAGGTCCGTGTCGGTGATTATGCCGAACAGGCGGTTGTGGTCCATGACCACCAGCCTGTGAATATTGTGCTTGGCCATTTTGAAGATGGCCTGGAATACGTAATCCTGGCGCCTGATGGTGCACAGGTTGGTTTTCATGATGTCCCGCACCTGGTGCCCGGCGACCATCCCCTCGCTGCAGGCGATGAGATTGCGCAGGTCGCGCAGGGTGAAGATTCCCACCGGCCTTTCCTGCTCCACGACCACGATACCCGAGATGTCATGGTCCTGCATCAGCCGGGCGGCCTCCACCACGCTCAACCCGGGGGGGCAGGTGATCGCCGGCCCTTTGCAGATGGCCTCGACCCGGATGAAGAAATAGCTCTCCTCGCTGAGGGCGCTGCGGTCCATGGCAACTCCGACAAAATGGTATTTGCGGAACGTCCTATTCTTCCTTGTTTTCCGAATCATTGCAACCGTTCTTTAGGCAATTGCGCCGGGCCTCACCCCGATTCGAATCGCTGTTATAAAAAAATCCGCTGCGCTACCCATCTCGAGATTTTCGGTTATACTCCTGCGATATAGGGGACAGTCGACTGGGATCCCCCCGTTTTTTCTCCGGGTTCGCACCGGTTTGCAAAAAAGCAAAACACAGTTATATTTTTTATTGACTGTTTGCGGTAGTCGATATATCTTTTCCGTATACGCCTGGTTTGTGGCGAAAAATGGCTGGAATAAATCAAAAACAAAGTTTTTTGAGGTGGCCTTTTGACTTGTTTGGTAGCTTGTGTTTAGGGGTAGTTTTTCCCCTGTCAATTATTTATACAAACAGCGTAATAAAAACCATGGATCGCATTTTCGGGTAGCTTTGAGCTCTTGAGATGCAGAAACGCCGGGGGGCGGGAAAAAAAGGAGGTGGGACGGAGAAACTTGTTTTTATTGAGGGAAACCACGGTCTGCTCACTACAACCTGGAGGAGGTGTTTATGGCTAGAAAAGAACAGCTGCAAGCGTACTGGAAAGAGAATCTGCGCTATATCATCATCTTGTTGTCCGTCTGGTTCGGTGTTTCCTACCTGGCCGGCATCCTGCTGGTGGACCAGCTCGACGCCGTCCGCATCGGCGGTTTCCCGCTCGGCTTCTGGTTCGCCAACCAGGGATCCGAGGTCATCTTCTGTCTCCTGATCGTCGTCTACGTCCAGTTGATGAACAAACTGGACCGCAAGTACGACGTTCACGAGGATTGATTCCGACCCTACCCAAAAGGAGGCACAAGATATGAGTATTACGCTTTGGACCTGGATCATTGTTGGTATCACTTTTGCGGTTTATATCGGGATCGCCATCTACGCCCGCGCCGCTTCCACCGGTGATTTCTATGTCGCCGAAAAATCGGTGCACCCCATCGCCAACGGTATGGCCACCGGCGCCGACTGGATGTCGGCGGCCTCGTTCATCTCCATGGCCGGCCTGATCTCCTTCATGGGCCGCGACGGCTCCATGTACCTGATGGGCTGGACGGGCGGTTACGTGCTCCTGGCGATGCTGCTCGCCCCCTACCTGCGCAAATACGGAAAATTCACGGTGCCCCAGTTCATCGGTGACCGTTATTATTCCCAGAGCGCCCGCGTCATTTCCCTGCTCTGCGCGATCTTCGTCAGCTTCACCTACGTCGCCGGCCAGATGCGCGGCGTCGGCGTGGTGTTCTCCCGCTTCCTCAACGTCCCCATCAACACCGGGGTCGTCATCGGTATGTGCATCGTCTTCTTCTATGCCGTGCTCGGCGGGATGAAGGGGATCACCTACACCCAGGTCGCCCAGTATTGCGTTCTGATCTGCGCCTACATGGTCCCGGCCATCTTCATCTCCGTGCAGTTGACCGGCAACCCCATTCCGATGCTCGGTTTCGGCGGTTCGATCAGCGCCGGCGGCGCCGAAATCCTCGGCGACCCGGCGGCCCAGGGCAAGTACCTGCTCGACGTGCTCGACGGCCTGCACAAGGATCTTGGCTTCGCCGCCTATACCGATGGCGTGCGTCCGAAGATCGACGTCTTCTTCATCGTTGTCGCCCTGATGGTTGGTACCGCGGGGCTGCCCCACGTTATCATCCGCTTCTTCACCGTTCCCAAGATCCGCGACGCACGCTCCTCGGCCGGTTGGGCCCTGTTCTTCATCGCCATCCTTTACACCACTGCTCCGGCAGTGGCGGTGTTCGCCCGCACCAACTTCATCAAGACCGTGCATAACGTCGAGTACGCCAAGGCGCCTTCCTGGGTCAAGAACTGGGAGAAGACCGGTCTGATCAAGTTCGAGGACAAGAACGGCGACGGCATCATGCAGTACACCAAGGACAAGGCCACCAACGAACTGGACGTCGACCGCGACATCATGGTTCTGGCCAACCCCGAGATCGCCAAACTGCCCAACTGGGTCATCGCGCTGGTCGCCGCCGGTGGCCTGGCCGCCGCGCTCTCCACCGCGGCCGGTCTGCTGCTGGTCATCTCCGCGGCGGTCTCCCACGACCTGATGAAGGGCGTCATCATGCCCAACCTCTCAGAAAAAGCTGAGCTGATGTGGGCCCGCGGCGGCGCAGCCGGCGCGGTCGTCATCGCCGGTCTGTTCGGCATCTATCCGCCCGGCTTCGTGGCCCAGGTGGTGGCCTTTGCCTTCGGTCTGGCCGCGGCGTCCTTCTTCCCGGCGATCATCATGGGGGTCTTCAACAAACGGGCCAATGTGTACGGCGCCATGACCGGGATGATTGTCGGCATCGTCTTCACCGCCGCCTACATCATCTACTTCAAGTTCGTCAACCCGAGCATCAACAACCCGCAGCACTGGTGGTTCGGGATCTCCCCCGAGGGGATCGGCACCCTCGGCATGATCCTCAACTTCGTCTGCATGTACGTGATCTCCAAGTTCACCAAGGAGCCTCCGCAGGAGATCCAGGAGCTGGTGGAAAGCCTGCGCTACCCCGTCGAAAGAACCACCGGGGAGACCAAGGCTGCAGGTCCCTCGGCAGCTCACTAGGCGCTGGGTTTTGTCAGCTAGGATGCCGAAAGGCGGCTGCCCGCTGGGGCAGCCGCCTTTTTTCCATGATCGAGTTGTCTTTCTGCCATCTATCTGCTAAGAAGGGCAGGGAATCAAACGGTGACCGGCATTTTCTCCGCAGTATGCTTCGATTCTGCGCGCCGCTGCGGATAACAGCATTTTTTCTTCAGGGAGACCCATGATCAAGCAAAAGTGGCTTCGCTTCACCCTCGGTATCCTTCTTGGCGGGTTTGCCGGTCTGAGTCTGACCAGCAGCATTCTGCCCGCCGCCATGACGACTTTTTATGCCGATGTCGACGCGATGTTCGTCAGGTTCTCCCTGGCGGATTACGCCGCCCATGCGGTTCTGCTCTGGGCCGCCGGCGGTTGGGCGGTCGCCAAGGTCGGGCATTCTCTGCCCGGGGCGATCGTCTTGGGGATCG
This window encodes:
- a CDS encoding DUF4212 domain-containing protein, which produces MARKEQLQAYWKENLRYIIILLSVWFGVSYLAGILLVDQLDAVRIGGFPLGFWFANQGSEVIFCLLIVVYVQLMNKLDRKYDVHED
- a CDS encoding cytochrome c3 family protein, translating into MKKLLVIAMLTMFAAAPAIAADTYTYTGKGTVTFNHKAHGEKLGCEKCHEGEPKKIEIKDKDTGHATCLDCHKAMKDQGAPTKCNDCHKS
- a CDS encoding sodium:solute symporter family protein; the encoded protein is MSITLWTWIIVGITFAVYIGIAIYARAASTGDFYVAEKSVHPIANGMATGADWMSAASFISMAGLISFMGRDGSMYLMGWTGGYVLLAMLLAPYLRKYGKFTVPQFIGDRYYSQSARVISLLCAIFVSFTYVAGQMRGVGVVFSRFLNVPINTGVVIGMCIVFFYAVLGGMKGITYTQVAQYCVLICAYMVPAIFISVQLTGNPIPMLGFGGSISAGGAEILGDPAAQGKYLLDVLDGLHKDLGFAAYTDGVRPKIDVFFIVVALMVGTAGLPHVIIRFFTVPKIRDARSSAGWALFFIAILYTTAPAVAVFARTNFIKTVHNVEYAKAPSWVKNWEKTGLIKFEDKNGDGIMQYTKDKATNELDVDRDIMVLANPEIAKLPNWVIALVAAGGLAAALSTAAGLLLVISAAVSHDLMKGVIMPNLSEKAELMWARGGAAGAVVIAGLFGIYPPGFVAQVVAFAFGLAAASFFPAIIMGVFNKRANVYGAMTGMIVGIVFTAAYIIYFKFVNPSINNPQHWWFGISPEGIGTLGMILNFVCMYVISKFTKEPPQEIQELVESLRYPVERTTGETKAAGPSAAH
- a CDS encoding desulfoferrodoxin — translated: MAEKLAVYKCDLCGNIVQGLHGGAGALICCGEQMKLMAENTVDAAQEKHVPVIEKGNGTITVKVGSVAHPMEEKHYIEWIELLADGKSYRQFLKPGGKPEATFNLTADKVTAREYCNLHGHWKSEG
- a CDS encoding putative nucleotidyltransferase substrate binding domain-containing protein gives rise to the protein MDRSALSEESYFFIRVEAICKGPAITCPPGLSVVEAARLMQDHDISGIVVVEQERPVGIFTLRDLRNLIACSEGMVAGHQVRDIMKTNLCTIRRQDYVFQAIFKMAKHNIHRLVVMDHNRLFGIITDTDLLSIQTRSPLYLNQELETAETLEQLRDINTRMLDMVGFASRAGADTRSLVQLISHFNDAFTERIIALMESEEGIRLPEGAAYLALGSEGRGEQTLRTDQDSAMIYRDELPPDRQVEIERFAARLVEALETIGVPRCPGNTMASNPQWRHSLSEWKQLLELWITVPKGQHMVNFGMFQDFRCIHGDKALEDQLHEYIEASVRRHALFFPYVARNIVRFPPPLGMFGRIRVERRGQHRGEVNLKKAGIFAITEGVSLLALEAGIVGGNTWDKLDRLGQQGVLSEADLSIVRDAFNALVRLRLNRQLRALAVGNSPSNHLNPLAIPEKEREDLRQALKGVGTFLRIIKDRYHLDFISR